The Oncorhynchus tshawytscha isolate Ot180627B unplaced genomic scaffold, Otsh_v2.0 Un_contig_4304_pilon_pilon, whole genome shotgun sequence genome window below encodes:
- the LOC112224529 gene encoding TATA-box-binding protein isoform X1: MEQNNSLPPFQGLASPQGAMTPGMPIFSPMMPYGSGLTPQPVTNTNSLSLLEEQQRQQQQQASSQQAGVPGGLGQTPQLYHSQTVTTTTLPGNTPLYTATPLTPMTPITPATPASESSGIVPQLQNIVSTVNLGCKLDLKTIALRARNAEYNPKRFAAVIMRIREPRTTALIFSSGKMVCTGAKSEEQSRLAARKYARVVQKLGFPAKFLDFKIQNMVGSCDVKFPIRLEGLVLTHQQFSSYEPELFPGLIYRMIKPRIVLLIFVSGKVVLTGAKVRGEIYEAFENIYPILKGFRKTT; this comes from the exons ATGGAGCAGAACAACAGTTTGCCTCCTTTCCAGGGTCTTGCCTCCCCTCAG GGGGCAATGACTCCTGGTATGCCCATTTTCAGCCCCATGATGCCCTATGGCAGTGGTCTGACTCCCCAACCTGTCACGAACACAAACAGCCTGTCTCTCCTGGAAGAGCAGCAgcggcaacaacagcagcaggctTCGTCCCAGCAGGCTGGGGTGCCAgggggtttgggacagacaccacAGCTTTATCACTCCCAAACggtcaccaccaccacactgccaggaAACACTCCACTCTACACCGCTACACCGCTAACCCCCATGACACCCATCACACCTGCCACACCTGCCTCTGAGAGTTCTGGGATTGTCCCTCAGTTACA AAACATCGTATCCACTGTGAACTTGGGCTGCAAACTTGACTTGAAAACAATAGCACTGCGAGCTAGAAATGCTGAGTACAACCCCAAG CGATTTGCTGCTGTAATCATGAGAATACGAGAGCCAAGAACAACTGCACTTATCTTCAGTTCTGGAAAAATGGTTTGCACGGGAGCCAAAAG TGAAGAGCAGTCCCGCCTGGCGGCCAGGAAATACGCCAGAGTTGTGCAGAAGTTGGGCTTCCCAGCCAAATTTCTTGATTTCAAGATTCAGAACATGGTGGGCAGCTGTGATGTCAAATTCCCCATTCGGTTAGAGGGACTTGTACTAACTCACCAACAGTTCAGCAG TTATGAACCTGAGTTGTTCCCTGGGCTAATCTACAGAATGATCAAACCTAGAATTGTCCTGCTGATATTCGTTTCAGGCAAAGTTGTATTAACAG GTGCAAAGGTCAGAGGAGAAATTTATGAAGCATTTGAAAACATCTACCCCATCTTGAAAGGATTCAGGAAGACGACGTAA
- the LOC112224529 gene encoding TATA-box-binding protein isoform X2, translated as MMPYGSGLTPQPVTNTNSLSLLEEQQRQQQQQASSQQAGVPGGLGQTPQLYHSQTVTTTTLPGNTPLYTATPLTPMTPITPATPASESSGIVPQLQNIVSTVNLGCKLDLKTIALRARNAEYNPKRFAAVIMRIREPRTTALIFSSGKMVCTGAKSEEQSRLAARKYARVVQKLGFPAKFLDFKIQNMVGSCDVKFPIRLEGLVLTHQQFSSYEPELFPGLIYRMIKPRIVLLIFVSGKVVLTGAKVRGEIYEAFENIYPILKGFRKTT; from the exons ATGATGCCCTATGGCAGTGGTCTGACTCCCCAACCTGTCACGAACACAAACAGCCTGTCTCTCCTGGAAGAGCAGCAgcggcaacaacagcagcaggctTCGTCCCAGCAGGCTGGGGTGCCAgggggtttgggacagacaccacAGCTTTATCACTCCCAAACggtcaccaccaccacactgccaggaAACACTCCACTCTACACCGCTACACCGCTAACCCCCATGACACCCATCACACCTGCCACACCTGCCTCTGAGAGTTCTGGGATTGTCCCTCAGTTACA AAACATCGTATCCACTGTGAACTTGGGCTGCAAACTTGACTTGAAAACAATAGCACTGCGAGCTAGAAATGCTGAGTACAACCCCAAG CGATTTGCTGCTGTAATCATGAGAATACGAGAGCCAAGAACAACTGCACTTATCTTCAGTTCTGGAAAAATGGTTTGCACGGGAGCCAAAAG TGAAGAGCAGTCCCGCCTGGCGGCCAGGAAATACGCCAGAGTTGTGCAGAAGTTGGGCTTCCCAGCCAAATTTCTTGATTTCAAGATTCAGAACATGGTGGGCAGCTGTGATGTCAAATTCCCCATTCGGTTAGAGGGACTTGTACTAACTCACCAACAGTTCAGCAG TTATGAACCTGAGTTGTTCCCTGGGCTAATCTACAGAATGATCAAACCTAGAATTGTCCTGCTGATATTCGTTTCAGGCAAAGTTGTATTAACAG GTGCAAAGGTCAGAGGAGAAATTTATGAAGCATTTGAAAACATCTACCCCATCTTGAAAGGATTCAGGAAGACGACGTAA